A window of Anabas testudineus chromosome 7, fAnaTes1.2, whole genome shotgun sequence genomic DNA:
TGGAGCAGGGCCGGCGAGGGGGTGGTGAGATTGATCGCCTGCAGAAAGGGACCTCAGTGGCCTGGCAGGGTGTGCAATCGGGGAGGCCCCCTTTGCATGAGCAAGGTATTAACATCAGGGAGAAGATCTCACAGTGGGAAGGTCGCAGTCAGCAAGGCAGCGGTCAGGATGCTGGGGTGAAAGCACACCCTCCTGTATCCCGAACTCTATCTGAGGATCTCTTAGGCAAAGGATGCTCCAATGACGGATTGAGAGGAGGGATTCACACAAAAGGCAACCTCTCAAAACCTAAGAGCTTAGATTTATGGGAATCCCCCACACAAGCTGCACATGGCATAATCAGTAGGAAGTCAGAACCTTTGCAGAAATATTCCACAGAATTTTCAACCACATCCCCAGGAAATAAACCACTTGTTGCACAAATATTTGCATCTCCCATAGTGGAGACTAACACTGCTAAACAAAGCTCCACTGCCAATGGTGACCAAAGAATAGATCACATTGTGGGTGGTGAAGTACCTTCTAAACCTCTACCTCTATCAAATGATGACCATGAAGACATGCCTGCTGGGAACTTCTACACTTCACGGGGTTTCTGGCGTAAGCTTGAGGGGGACAGACTGCTCTGGGAGAAAGGCAGGGAGTCTTCTGGTGAAGGTCAGCCTCCTCCCAAACCTCAGCGGACATTTAAATATCGGGGACCCAGCAGCAAAAACACGAGGCACACAGAGCAATGGGACAGTAGATCTCATAACAATCACTCCATTGTGAGGAGCAGGAGGGTAGCCCACCCCCCTAGCTTCCCACCTCCTCCATGTCCGGTGGCAAAGACTGATGCGCTTTCGAGGCATAAAAAGAACAGGTAAGTTCTTCTAAGTTAAGCAGAGTACAGATAAAATAAGTCTCAAAGTTTTTTATGACCTCTAAAATTGTTTTAGCAGTCCCAgattaagaaaaaatataaagaggTGGAATTTCTTGCTTTCCTTCGTCCGAATTACCGTATGTTGTTGAAGAAAATACTGCTGCTGAATGTTGGGAACTGTGCAAATACACATTGCAATTCTTCTCTGCTTGCTCTCtgcttttgaatgtttttaggGCAGTTTTGGGGAGGGTACTCAGTCTAATTGCTGGCTGGGGTCCAGTTGTGATGTCACATGACATCTGTTACTATTGTTCTCTATTGTCTGGATGTGGCCTAGTTCCTCAGCAGCCAGGGGTCCAGGGTCATCATCTGAaggcatgcatacacacactctgtctcatTCACTAAAggctaaataaaataagacataaCTTTGTAACCTTGTCTAAAGCAAGTCTGTGTAAACTTTGCAATCAagtttatttgtattaaaaatatattattatgtttccTGTTAAATAAgtgtgcaacaaaacaaaaacctttctAAGTTCAGCACACTCAGAGGTTATACAGCCTTTCCTAGACTGGTATGACCAGTAGTTTATGGTGACTCATGTAAACAAACCTCACATAGATATTGCAGTGGCCATGACACTGCTAAATCTGTTTGCTAACCTTACCGCATGACACATGTAGCACATGTAACACATTGTACCAGGAGACATTGTATATGTACACTCATCTAccagtttattattttgtttaccTCTGCTGTATTAATTAAGTCTGGTTCAGTTACAGAAACGTCTCTTTGTATTTTGCATTACTGCAGTTAATGTTGATGTCTTGACCGTAACGAATAAAATAGAATCCTGGGGAAATGAGGGGGAAATTATCCAATTACATCGGAGTGTTTCATAGCTACATTAAAGTTACCTGCTTTTACTAGTGTTATTATAATAACTGTGCtcttaaatactgtacaatactTCCAAACTTCTAATTATGCTGTTAATAGTCTGTTATATTTGGACACAGTAGGACAGCTCCAGAGGACCTCGTGTCATTCATTCTTGTGCATTATGAAATACTTCCACTGGGTTAGGCATTACATTACTCTCAGCATGACTCATCGGAAGCTACTAAAATCAAGCACAACATGAAACTAacttacaaacaacaaaataaaaataacaactaaCTAAAACTTAGTCAAGACAATAGCTGCATCTTCTGTTTGAAAGTTATCAGAGAAGGGAAGCTGCACAGTAACCCAGTTGGAATAGTACCAACTGCTATTTCTTATCTTGGTTCTGTCACACTCTCCATGTTCTTCTTGTATACCAAATGCTCAGTCATTTCCTTTCATGACAGTTTCTGCTGTGTTGCAGAAAAGTGTTTGATATCATCATCAGAAATGTTGTGCTGAAATGTGGGCTAAACATAAGACAATAGAGTAAAAAAAGTAGGGTAGCTATCTTTGGGACAGCAGCCAGGCCCCTCTTTTTCACTGCTTTCCTTTCCCTTGCTGGCACAGGAAGTCCTTTGAGTATGAGGATGCAGCACGTCTCACGGTGAAGCAAGATCCTTCAGGAGGCGAACCCAGGGACTCAGGCCTTTACCATGCCTACTCTGACGATAATATTTATGAGGACATAGTCTGTGAGTTAAATTTCCATTGTCATTTAAAAGCAAGAACAAAAACTATTAATTAACTTCTAGAGCTCTTGATTATTACAGTGAATATCTGGGTGTCATTTCTTTCAAATCTTTGAATTTTATAGTGAtcttgttaaaaacacaaacacaggaagtcaTGTAGACTGACATGTAAACTCCTATTGCTGTAAATGTCCTATTTAAAGccttttattcattaaaattgAACAGAGCCCGTTAAAGAGTCAACTAGACGTCATAGGACTTGTAAAGTGAGGGAATCAGGATTATCCAAAGAGTACACGTGTCACATCATGCCTGCAACATGAATTACAGTAGCTTATTTATGTGTGTCATAGGCCTCAGTATAAAAACAACTCAAAACAGCCAAATGCTTACTTACTATTGTATGTTACACGTCACTATATACACTCTAAAAAAACATTCAGGCAGCAGGTCTAATCTTTCacatctctctgtcctctcttagGTGATACGGCCAGAGACAGCCCCTATGAAGATGTTAAACTATCAACCATGTGTTTGCCAATTTTAAGGCCTCAAGTCCCAAAGGTAATGGAAGATATTCCATATATGGCTCCTTGTCACAGTACagatttatttgtcattatatCTTTACGAATGTATTAAGGGGTGATCACAGCACAACCTGAGATCGTAAGGGAAGCAGAACTGTAGTATCATACCATGTAATTATGTAAAACTAAGTGATAACTCCTCAGTTCCTGTTTTCCAGCTGCCACCTAAGCCCCAAACGTTGCAAGGATATGCTGGCAAAGTGGAGAGGAAGGGGCTGCAAGCCTTAGCAGCCTCCAGATCCTCAACTCTTGCAGATTCGTCCAAACCAGCTACACCCCGGCGCACAAGCATTCAAAAAACACCTCAGGTAAATGATAGTGGAGCCTGAGATGTACAATCGTACAGTTGCGAACTAAAGTTTACATATACCACTGAAGTAacaagtgtgtgtatatgtacttttgtttttacaattacaaatacaaCTACTCTGCTTCAGCAAAAAAGCACttcaaataaaagatttaaagcTCTGTAGAGTGTAGAGTGGTATGTACACCTTCGTCCACAACtgtactgtgttgtgttgtgttggaaAGAACATAAGGGGTGGTGACTTGTTGAGCAGGAAGGAGAGTACGCAAAAAAGATAGTTGTAGCGCAACAACCACTTCATGACAGTTCAGACAGGACACATGTATTTGAACTTACGATCCATGGCAGTGGGAAGAGGGTGGACAGGGAGGAACTTTAACAATAAGGTACAGTAATAAAACACCTAATACTTGTGCTGTCCCTGTCCACAGGTTTAACAAATGCCAGTCAGGTTTATTCTTGGATGGTATTTGAACAAAATGACTTTGCTAATTTGTTTGTTCCTCACTCCTCTACAACAGTACATTGATATATCAAGAGTTGAGATTGTATAGTTTAAGAGTAAGAATAAAGCTTAACATTAGTTAGCCAGTTGGACGTAAACACGTTGACACTTTGACAAAGATGTTAAAACTATGAAAATTGTCACAGGCTCATAATGCCTCATTCTATGTTTTCCGACTTACTGACAGTGCCATTATCTCAGTGGAGAcattttggtttctttttctacaCTGTCACACAAGTTTGCTGACAGTCCTCTGTGTGTCCTCTTCAAGATAAGCCTGCGCTTCCTGAGTAGTACACTGTCAAATAGTCTTGACAAATATTCTTTCTTGGCCTTAGCAGAAGAACACCGGAATGTAAGGgttaaaaatgcagaaaatataGAATACAATTATGTACTTAGAGGCTGTTATCACAGTTCCCTGTAATCATGATTATATAATGGATGTGAAATTATGGTGCTGACAAGTACCTATGTGTTGTACAACACAGTATGTTAACAAGATTGAAACCATCTTTGACGACAAGCGAGGGAGGAAGAGGGCAAAAAACCAGGGAGTGTCAGCACGCGgtaagacacatacacacacatcaacatgtcAATAAGATTAAGTTTAGCCTCTTGGTGGAAATACCCAGCTTTTGATGGTAGACACAAGGCCAGCTGCAGAAGGCAAAGCCACTGATTATAAAACAAAGACTGACTGTCTGCATCTGATTATGCCTTCTCAAGTCATTTTCATTCTTCTGCTTTTCCCTAATCTCTCCCCTACTCTAATTCATATCAGCAGAGGAGACCAGTGGGACAGAAAGTGACCCCGAGGACAACACCAAAGGTATTAATGAAAGTTAAACCATCTGTAATGTCCCTTTTATGTTAAGTCTGGTCTTCAGAGAGGCTAGGGGTTTCCTCTCTCTAATTTTCTCTGTTGCATATTCTTGTTAATTTGGGCCttaaatacatacattacatCACATTCTACTATTTACTGCGTAGCACTAAATATAAAGTGTCAGTTGTACATAAACTCAGTACTCAAGTAAAGTAGCTGGTGCGGGTGGAGCCAGTTGTAACTACCTTATGTAATCACtaagaatttaatttttttatatgaaTCTACATCTGTAAAATAGACTCGTAGTTAAAGCTGTTAAACCTCTAGATTTGCAGGTGTTTAGTGTAAGTTGTAGGTACTTGTTCAGACTAGTTAAAGTCATATTTGTAATTTCCGTTTAGCCTCCTCAGGAAACAGAAGTATGTCCAAGCAATATTTAGTCTTAtgggaaatgtgtttaaatgtgtgggCTCAGATATCACGTGCTTATTTAACTTCACAATCAAATTCAATATTGATGGTTAAAATGCCTTTTATTGCTTCGTTGTTACCTATTACCATATAATTTCATTGTGTGGCCCCAGCAGGCTCCAGGAGATCAGTTTACATTCAGTCTACACTGAAACGTCGACCAGGCTACCGCACCCTGGAGAGAGACCtgatccagctgcagcagcagcagcttttccaGATCTTCGTAGTGGTGTCGCTGAGAAAAGGCTCATCAGGAAACAGCTACTCCCCAGAAATTACACAACAGTTCCCCAAAATGGTTAGAAAGAGCCTTTGTAGTCAAACCACCTCTACTGTCCTCATCTCTGTTTTACTAACTGCACTTTCAATTAGCGGGATCCCATGTGACGTCCAAATTTTAATCTTGTTTGGCAGAATTAAATGAAGATGATTCTTATTGTGCATAGTTAGGGATCTTTTGAAAGGTGATTATGTGAGTTTGGAGCGCTTGTGAAAGACAGTTGTTGTTCCTGTGTGTATTGGTACATTATTTAGAGGTGCTTAAGGAAAATAGTAGAGATTCTATACAATTGCATTATATTCCAATTAAATGATAATTCACTTCACCTATGTCCGTGATGGCATATATTCTGCTATACTGAACTGGTGTCCCTCCTTTCAGTTCGAGAAGTCCTCCCGTCTGTCCAGAGAGGCTGAGGATCAGCTCAGGGTCATTCCCAAGTTCTGCTTTCCAGACTCTCAGGACTGGAGGCCTACTGCACACATGCCAAGGTCAGCTAAatattctttctttcatcttccATTAATTTCCTTAGTatcagctttttctgtttttgttttaatgcatACCTTCCATGTTTTCTAACATATTGTCTATTTCTACATGACGTACGTGTTTGTGCTGTACTGTAAGTTTCAGCATTATCCTTTTCATTTGTATTATGTTTAAGACGGCCTTTTTCCATCTTCCTATTTATATTCTCAGCTGTCAGCTGTAACCCACAGATTGGTACTGGAACAATCCAAAGTCCCCACAGGGATAATTAAAGTTTCATCTGATCTAATTAAATCTTTGAGCACTAAGGCGCATTGCATATTCTTTTATTCATACTTGATTTTGGTTCATTGTTGTTAAGTGTGTTATGATCTCAAGGCAATAACCCACCTCCCtgaacaacaattaaaaaaaaaaaacacgttatCTGTAGTGTTAATCAACGGAAGACAACCTATTGATCTACTTACTGTCTCCATGCTCAGTTGCCTAGAGATTGTTTTCAGTCTGGTTTCTCAGTTTTAAACACTGGATTTTATCTAAATGTCATATCTTCCCCCGTGTGTTGATCTTATTATTGTAGCGAGACCTTCTCCTTTGTCCTGACTGGAGAAGACGGCAGCCGGTGGTTTTGTTATTGCCGTAAGATCCTGGTGAGTGTGGATAAGTTAAACATTTGCATCTGAATCACTGACTTAAGGgctcatgtgtttgtttgtgtgtgtgtgtgtgtgtgtgtgtgtgtgtgtgtgtgtgtgtgtgtgtgtgtgtgtgtgtgtgtgtgtgtgtgtgtgtgtgtgtgtgtgtgtgtgtgtgtgtgtgtgtgtgtgatgacatGGCAGCCCGCCATCTGCTTACTCAACATCTCTAAGGAGATGTGAATCAGTACATGTGAATCACAGACCATACCACTTCTGAATCAATGACAGAGAGCAAAAAGAATTTCATCGTTTTGTTCTTGTTCCCCCTTTCTTTCGCCTCACAAGTAGAGCTGCTTTAGATCCTTTAGGTCCACTTTTTAGTTTATGATTTATAtcttcctgttctgttttgtttgggtTTATTTCTGAACATGTTGTGGTTGTCTTATTAAGCACTCTGTAACTGTTGAGCTGCATTTGCTATGCTGTGCAGCTTGGGCTTGGTCaaaacctgtttgttttgtttgtagatAAGCTTATTGCTGTTGTCATAAACACGTATTGAGTTTAAACTGTAGACCCTTAAATTCTTTGTATTCTTTGCTAAGATGTCCACTAAAATGAATTTAAGTGTTTTATGTGGTGACACACAACATTTGGATCATCATGGGCATGATTAGACACTATTCAGATACAATACATTAGAATACTTTGCGGTGTCATAGATATCTCTCTTGTTACCTGCTTTGTGACATATGATATTATGTTTGTCTTTAAGCCCAGTGGAAAGGGGAAGAGGCTTCCTGAGGTGCACTGTATTGTCAGCAAGCTGGGCTGTTTCGACCTGTTTGCAAAGGTAAAGTAACTTTACCAACGTTTTTATAGAGACATGAAAGGAGCTGGATTTACTAAGATTCAGTTCCAATCCTCTTGGAAGTGTGTGAAAGGTACTTTCTTGAAACTCATTGTATGTACTGGTATGGAATGAGGCTACACTGGAAGATAATCTTAAGCATTCACTGGGTGTGTATTAAAAGGAGAAGCTGAATACATGTAGCTGTGGCCCACCCATTTTGCAGTTGGCCAAGTAAAAATTACAAACAGTAAGTGTGAATAAAGCCAGAAGgaaaagtgcatgtgtgtgcagagctGCCTCTTCCCTAATGTTTAGGCTTTAATCAATGTTAGTTCCTCAGGACATGCAGTGAtttgtctgactgtgtgtcCAGATTCTGGAGGAGGTTGAGAGACGCAGGGAGATTTCCCCAGCGCTGGTTTACCCTTTTATGCGTAGCGTGATGGAGGCCCCATTTCCAGCTCCAGGACGCACAGTCACCATTAAGAGCTTCCTCCCTGGCTCTGGGAACGAGGTAACCCTGAGAGCAAAAGAGGAAATGTTAATTAGTAGTTTTGTTCCTCCTAACCACTCCTTTCTGCAGACTGTGACACAGAATGGGAGGTTGCTTGTGGAAACAGGGATAAGCTGTTTCAGCTTTGAAGGGTTCATGTTGGGACGGTTACAGTCTATACTGTCGTAACAGTCAACAGTAATCAGTAATAGTCATTACTGTTTACAGATcctaattaaatgaaataatgatcCTTCCTATAAATACTCAGAGAATCACTACTTTCTTCTAAGGTGGCTTATACAGTTCTGAAATCTTTTCTCCACCTGCCGAGTGTCTTAAACAAAATTTATGTGGATGTatgtaaaagtctgtttttgcTCAGCGTGAACGTTTCCAGGCAGACTCTCTAAATGACAGTGACATATGCTCATGTTGCTTTGCTAGGTACTGACTTTGTGTCGACCTGTGGACTCCAGATTAGAGCATGTGGACTTTGACAgtcttctgcaatgtctcagTGTCGGGAAGCTCCTGCAGGTGTTTGCCTCCCTTCTGCTTGAAAGGAGGGTCATCTTCATCGCTGATAAACTCAGGTACGACTGGGATGACACACAAAACACTCTAGGGTCACGTAAGCATCTGATATAgcaaagtgaaaataataaagCTAGACAGCTTAAGAAAAATGACGAATGCCAGCCATAGTTAATGCTTCATTGTGTCACAGGCCCAGAGCCTGTATTATCTGTATGTACTTTGGCTTTAATCTGCTGGTTCAAGCTGTGGCAGAGTCCCAGTGGCAAGTCAAGTCACATTTATTTGTACAGCCCAATATTATTTACGATACACTCAGTGTGTtcacatgcactcaagtaaccaagTTAAAGTCTGCTTTCCTGAGTAAGCTGATTTATTACCTGTCATGTAAATGAGAGACCTGGTTTCTGCAATTGGGTTAGAGGATTAGAAAAAACTGATTTCCCCAGGTAGATTTCTTCTGTATAACACAGATTTCTTTGTTATGTATACATGTAACCACatgtaaccaggtttctaatcagctttttacaagagcaCATGTGCATGACAAAAAGGCTGCAGAGCAGATGGATCAAATGAGAGATCGTTGCACGGAGCAATGTCgtctcatttttaaatcaaatccaTCCCAAGTTCAggcagtttgtgttttgacaaAGAGCTCTGTTGTGTCTCTGCCTTTTtgtcactctctcacacacacacacacacacacgcactacaaaaaaaacagcacgactgtgaaccatgcttccaaaataTGTCTAGAGTCCAGGTGATATGAATTAATTCTCTGCTACATGTATACGCAGATAACCTTAAGACAATAACCAGGTTTCTTAAGTGCAAGTAAACTTGTTCCCCAATTACTCATATTTCTCTAAATAACctttttactgtgtgtaaaaCTTTGTGGCTACTGTGTGTAGTAATTGTCTCGAAGTTCTTGACTCAGCCAAGTTGAAAAATAAGCTTTCTCAGATCAGTAGAAATTGAACAATTTAAAGGAAGTGGTATTTAAGAGCGTGTAGGCAATTGACTAAAGTGTCACAGGAAACTGTAGTGGCATACTCTCGGTACTGTACCGAGAGTATCTGTGTCATATCTGGATATCTGGAgttctttaaaacacacacacacagtagtagAAGTACTAGTGTTTAGTAgtgtgacatttattttcaggGATCTATGATTGATATCCTTGTGTCATATGATCTGTGTGAGAAacagcttttctctcttcccctcttgACTGCAGTGTATTGTCTCGATGTGGCCATGCAGTACTGGCACTGCTGTACCCGTTCACGTGGCAGCACACATTTGTGCCCGTGTTACCAGCCAGCATGTTGGACATCAGCTGCTCCCCCACCCCTTTTCTCATTGGGGTGCTGGTACCCTGCCTGCCAGAGCTGCTGGAGTTGCCCATTGAGGAGGTCAGTCTGGATCCTGTTAAGATTTCAAAAGCACTCTCCACTTTGTAGTCCTTTTTGTGTATTGGTTTTAgtgtcatgttttctgtttcactgcaaATGAATCCAGAATCATTAAGACTTCCACAGTAGCATATACAGTAGCTTGTAAAACATCTTGCGTAGGCTGTATAGCTCTCGTTGCGAAATAATAAACTCTTACAGCCAGTAACTGTCACcctttcttctgtctcctcaggtGCTCATAGTGGATCTGTGTGCAGACAAGTTTGTCATTCAGGTTTGTAATGGGAATAACAGGTGTGGTCCTAGTGGTTAGGATGACTTTGCCTACACTTGTCAGTTGCAGCAGGTTATGTTAAGGGTCACACATAAGCACAATGATGTTACACAGAGAAGCAGTGCAGAGATTAAACTATGTAGGATGGAAGAAAATCATCATGATGCAAGCATGAGGTTGTTTTGTAGCTGATTCAGACATTCAGGTTTGTCAGTCAATAATCTTTTACTGTGGATTctgatttgatatttaattttaactacAACCTGcaacaagcagcaacaacaacttgCTATTCAAAAATGCCTTTTAcacaaataattataatattgcTGGTAGCGTCCCCTGTTAGCATGTATCATGAAGTGTAGTCTGAGGGTGTGGTATTTAGACAGCTACACCCTTTGTTCTaagacatatttattttctaaatgcaCCCTCAAAGAGCAGtagccttttgtttttttgcacacttaatttgacatttgtgaATTCATTGAGACAGATAATGTGCATCAGTGCATGGAAAACTGACCATTTAGTGAGTCAGAAACTCATACATGAGTATTTTTGAGCTTTTCCACTGAGGCAAAATAAGACGGATGCATATTCTGACAAAGTATAACACACCATTCATGAATGGCTTTGTGTGATAGgcctccttacgcttaccctaccttgtatctcacttgtaagtcactttggataaaagcatctatcaaatgactaaatgtaaatatgtgacTGCTGTTGACTTTTCCTGTGATGTCTGACAGCTGGGTGATGAAGACTGCATCCTGCCCAGTAAACTGcaggcagcactgcagcagaTCCTGGAGGAGAGGGAAGATATCCTGAGACAGGAGGCTGGAGACAGATGTGGAGGTTAGTATAACACATCTGTGGCAAACAACAGGGAGCCATATGTttgttacatactgtatttcataaTCAGTTTTATTACCCAACTACGCAAGCACACAAAGAATGTGTACCAGTGATATTTTCCCACATTCAACatacaagaataaaaaattaaaaatgcaccAGATGTTTAAAAGTAATGGTGCAATTTCAATGTTGGGAATGTAACAAGTATGTAAGTGAAATAAGAGTGGGAGTAAACAGTGAATGTGGCATGCagtggtttggtttggttcagtctttttccagagggAAGCAGTTTAAAGACTGAGTGACCAAAGTGTGATGGTTCAGAGATGATGGACCCAGAAGAGTGCAGCTGATAAATGAGGGGGAGGTTTGCAACCAATGATCTTCTCAACTTAGTGGATTATGTGCTTTAGCCTCAGTGTCCCTTTTGGTTGCTGCACTGTACCAGAGGGCGAAGTTGTTGTGAGGATGGACTTGGCAATAGCAGAGTAGAACTGGATCAACAGTTCCTGTGGCAGGTTGAGCTTTGGAGCATCATGGAGTTCTTGTTAATGTCTCATAGTGTCACATGGTGGTGCCAAAGAACTTAAAATGACTCAACAAGTGTGacactgttgtgtctgtgttataGCTTGTGCCTCTTCCTGTCTGCATACACTTATGTCCACCCTGGATGAATCCAGTGCCTGTGTTTAGTGTGCCGACagtagaggagagaggagagcatGCAGCCTTACTCCTGTGCTGACAATCAGAAGGACGAAAGTATCCTTTCCCAGCCTTACGTTCTGCCTCCTGTCTGTCAGGATGTGGATGTTCCACAGAGAGTCTCAGGCACAGGCAGCTTGGAAGGTTTGGTGTGGAGGAGATTGTGTTAAAAGTTGAGTTGAAGTGAACAAACAACGTCCTGGCATAGGTTCCCTGCCTGTCCAGATGTTGGAGAAAGTAGTTTGGTCCAAACGTAGCTCTCCACATCAACAGCTGAAGGAGCTTTTTATTCTTGTGGAAAAGAATATTTGTGGGTcctgtttttcatctttcttctgATCAGTTTACTGAATCTGTGATTAAACAAAGTTTAGCAAATTCTTTAACTGTTTCACAACTAGACAAaactagttaaaaaaaaaaaaaaaactatagaAACTTTATATTCAGATATTcataaattacagttttgtttttataataaaatattttttacattataaagTTTCACTTGAAGGAATATAATGCAAGCACAGGGCTTTAAAGGATTTGTTTGGCATTTTTCAAGCTGCTCTTAATATTAAGGTGCTGATATGCACATAATAACAGGTCTAGGTCACAATATGTTTTCCACAATATCTGCGATGCGTTTCATTCCGAACGTGACTAAACTGTAAAACTGGGGCCAAATGCACTCCAGAGTCCAGCTGAGGCTCAAATGAAGTGCCACTAAACTAAAGCAAGTCTGCattctttaaagtttgtctttgtagatttaattGCTATTAATCAATAGTATTTGTGGTTTTGGGAcacacataatataatatacatataataataataataataataatgtgcgactctccagctgtttctctAGTTATCCAGACCA
This region includes:
- the dennd2c gene encoding DENN domain-containing protein 2C isoform X4, with translation MLALRLEQGRRGGGEIDRLQKGTSVAWQGVQSGRPPLHEQGINIREKISQWEGRSQQGSGQDAGVKAHPPVSRTLSEDLLGKGCSNDGLRGGIHTKGNLSKPKSLDLWESPTQAAHGIISRKSEPLQKYSTEFSTTSPGNKPLVAQIFASPIVETNTAKQSSTANGDQRIDHIVGGEVPSKPLPLSNDDHEDMPAGNFYTSRGFWRKLEGDRLLWEKGRESSGEGQPPPKPQRTFKYRGPSSKNTRHTEQWDSRSHNNHSIVRSRRVAHPPSFPPPPCPVAKTDALSRHKKNRKSFEYEDAARLTVKQDPSGGEPRDSGLYHAYSDDNIYEDIVCDTARDSPYEDVKLSTMCLPILRPQVPKLPPKPQTLQGYAGKVERKGLQALAASRSSTLADSSKPATPRRTSIQKTPQYVNKIETIFDDKRGRKRAKNQGVSAREETSGTESDPEDNTKGSRRSVYIQSTLKRRPGYRTLERDLIQLQQQQLFQIFVVVSLRKGSSGNSYSPEITQQFPKMFEKSSRLSREAEDQLRVIPKFCFPDSQDWRPTAHMPSETFSFVLTGEDGSRWFCYCRKILPSGKGKRLPEVHCIVSKLGCFDLFAKILEEVERRREISPALVYPFMRSVMEAPFPAPGRTVTIKSFLPGSGNEVLTLCRPVDSRLEHVDFDSLLQCLSVGKLLQVFASLLLERRVIFIADKLSVLSRCGHAVLALLYPFTWQHTFVPVLPASMLDISCSPTPFLIGVLVPCLPELLELPIEEVLIVDLCADKFVIQLGDEDCILPSKLQAALQQILEEREDILRQEAGDRCGGQQADLSSLVSEGFVRFFVELVGHYPFHMVESSNGSRELQRDNFRKAHPSRGVRQFLQLFMDTQMFAGFIQDKELRKGRGRGLFETRVAEYLESYPEPEPSGVNKFLKGLGNKMKLLQIK